One segment of Natronosalvus halobius DNA contains the following:
- a CDS encoding flagellar protein G — translation MASESVSTLILFIAAMLVAAGIAGTLVANVNELSNSIDTQSSSVKQEIDTDIEIISDAGSNAVYNDSEGEERITLLVKNTGKRTLPTDGANLDVLVDGTYIQSDGLEVSVLTAGPTWRRGEVAELVVAVDGGLDPGDHRVVVDVGGDREVFEFYL, via the coding sequence ATGGCCAGTGAATCCGTCTCGACTCTGATTCTGTTCATCGCCGCGATGCTCGTCGCGGCGGGAATCGCGGGCACGCTCGTAGCGAACGTCAACGAACTCAGCAACTCGATCGACACCCAGAGTAGTAGCGTCAAGCAAGAAATCGACACCGACATCGAGATCATCAGCGACGCCGGGAGCAACGCCGTCTACAACGACTCCGAAGGCGAGGAGCGAATCACGCTCCTCGTCAAGAACACGGGCAAGCGAACGCTCCCCACTGACGGCGCGAACCTGGACGTCCTCGTCGACGGAACTTACATCCAGAGCGACGGCCTCGAGGTGTCGGTGCTCACCGCCGGCCCGACCTGGCGACGCGGCGAGGTCGCCGAACTCGTCGTCGCCGTCGACGGCGGGCTCGATCCCGGCGACCACCGCGTCGTCGTCGACGTCGGCGGTGACAGGGAGGTGTTCGAATTCTACCTATGA
- a CDS encoding FlaD/FlaE family flagellar protein, translating into MNLGLGNIRELLENFLGNSGGRRGRDREAERQANAEAEAGAADTDAAHDGDEPGPDEAATGQSEATTFEREERPDPDELDEDEVVDDLYHRIENLEDDLEQKGNTLGSIQDSTQHVSSQVEDVNDTIRQLLGIYDRLTDDVNPFTGSGEERHGFGVFDDEDEPEGFGLGQPATEATEASRDRDGLEMDADPEAESVSFDDLKGMIEDAAADATADETGQTITFDEDDVDDTHVEVQATDSVDGADGEAAEDEDEDEADTSDATLARLSNTYASDIIVFEWLTALVRTGGPAATLRAISYYREIGWISEDVKDHLESVLSGPDLDMHVDPETTPDELTAEDHADSYTYIMKLQEIHETKREVTPQR; encoded by the coding sequence ATGAATCTCGGCCTGGGAAACATCCGCGAACTGCTCGAGAACTTCCTCGGGAACTCCGGGGGTCGACGAGGGCGGGACCGTGAGGCAGAGCGGCAGGCGAACGCGGAGGCCGAAGCCGGAGCCGCCGACACTGACGCCGCACACGACGGCGACGAACCCGGACCCGACGAAGCCGCCACTGGCCAGTCCGAAGCCACGACCTTCGAACGCGAGGAACGTCCCGACCCCGACGAACTCGACGAGGACGAGGTCGTCGACGACCTCTACCACCGCATCGAGAATCTCGAGGACGACCTCGAGCAGAAGGGCAACACGCTGGGATCGATCCAGGACTCCACCCAGCACGTCTCGAGCCAGGTCGAGGACGTCAACGACACGATCCGCCAACTGCTGGGGATCTACGACCGGTTGACCGACGACGTGAACCCCTTTACGGGGAGCGGCGAGGAGCGCCACGGGTTCGGGGTCTTCGACGACGAGGACGAACCCGAGGGCTTCGGCCTCGGTCAACCGGCGACGGAGGCGACCGAGGCGAGCCGCGACCGTGACGGCCTCGAGATGGATGCCGACCCAGAAGCGGAATCCGTCTCCTTCGACGACCTGAAAGGGATGATCGAGGACGCGGCGGCCGACGCGACCGCCGACGAAACCGGGCAGACCATCACGTTCGACGAGGACGACGTCGACGACACGCACGTCGAGGTGCAGGCCACCGATAGCGTCGATGGTGCGGACGGAGAGGCAGCCGAAGACGAGGACGAGGACGAGGCTGACACGAGCGACGCCACCCTCGCGCGTCTCTCGAACACGTACGCGAGCGACATCATCGTCTTCGAGTGGCTCACCGCTCTCGTACGGACCGGCGGCCCGGCCGCCACACTGCGGGCCATCTCGTACTATCGCGAGATCGGCTGGATCAGCGAGGACGTCAAGGACCACCTCGAGAGCGTTCTCAGCGGGCCGGACCTCGACATGCACGTCGATCCGGAGACGACACCCGACGAACTCACCGCCGAAGACCACGCCGACAGCTACACGTACATCATGAAACTCCAGGAAATCCACGAGACCAAGCGAGAAGTAACCCCCCAGAGGTGA
- the flaJ gene encoding archaellar assembly protein FlaJ, which translates to MATDTQTQPPDFSTRSALASINAAYETMEMSVERYLLLVVLPAFAIFVASVVVPFVLGFSLTVTVPAVVFGLFAVVVAVIYPKIAQDRRRKEVRQRFHLFLTHITVLSTTNVNRVEVFRILAEEDEYQAIAEEMGHLVALVDTWNLSLDDACRIRAKQTQSPLLSDFLERLAYTVGGGQEISDFLMDEQDTIIQQFVTRYEGDLTKLDVMKELYLSMMLSVAFVLVFAIILPILIGTSPTLLIAGTIVMFGFVQAGFVYAVHTISPYDPLWYIEETDGEGPLVRIPQALVVGVGGCLLLAVLVVAVALGFTPLAPDRIPLPIMAAIPVTPLLLPGWRMRQEEQKVKNRDSEFPSFIRALGAVESVKQTSTGSVLESLRHKDFGSLTKNVDALYKRLNMRIDDVRSWRLFAAETGSYLIQKFGDMYVVGRQMGGDPKVLGQVISKNQNQVLKVREKRQQATTTLIGVLYGITASSVFAFFIGLEIVEVMMDITAEMDLDQQLVGDLLNTSQYNLVVMEYLLITTIFINAALSAIMIRLTDRGHILSGLVHFVFMSWLGAIVAAITTYVVNAVVAV; encoded by the coding sequence ATGGCGACCGACACCCAGACTCAACCGCCCGACTTCTCCACTCGCTCGGCGCTGGCCTCGATCAACGCGGCCTACGAGACCATGGAGATGTCCGTCGAGCGGTACCTCCTGCTCGTCGTTCTCCCGGCGTTTGCCATCTTCGTCGCGTCGGTCGTCGTGCCGTTCGTGCTCGGCTTCTCGCTCACGGTGACGGTTCCCGCCGTCGTCTTCGGACTGTTCGCCGTCGTCGTCGCAGTCATCTACCCGAAAATCGCCCAGGATCGCAGGCGCAAGGAAGTTCGCCAGCGCTTTCACCTCTTCCTGACTCATATCACCGTCCTCTCGACGACCAACGTCAACCGCGTCGAGGTGTTCCGGATCCTCGCGGAGGAAGACGAGTACCAGGCCATCGCCGAGGAGATGGGCCATCTCGTCGCCCTCGTAGACACCTGGAACCTGAGTCTCGACGACGCCTGTCGCATCCGGGCGAAACAGACCCAGAGCCCCCTGCTCTCGGACTTCCTCGAGCGCCTGGCGTACACTGTCGGCGGTGGCCAGGAGATCAGCGACTTCCTGATGGACGAACAGGATACGATCATCCAGCAGTTCGTCACCCGGTACGAGGGCGACCTGACCAAACTCGACGTGATGAAAGAGCTGTACCTGTCGATGATGCTCTCGGTGGCATTCGTGCTCGTGTTCGCCATCATCCTCCCGATCCTGATTGGAACGAGTCCGACCTTGCTCATCGCCGGGACCATCGTCATGTTCGGCTTCGTCCAGGCCGGCTTCGTCTACGCCGTCCACACCATCTCCCCGTACGACCCGCTCTGGTACATCGAAGAGACCGACGGCGAGGGACCGCTCGTCCGTATTCCGCAGGCGCTCGTCGTCGGCGTCGGCGGGTGCCTCCTGCTCGCCGTCCTCGTCGTCGCCGTCGCCCTCGGATTCACGCCGCTCGCGCCGGATCGGATTCCGCTCCCAATCATGGCAGCCATCCCGGTGACGCCGCTGTTGCTCCCCGGGTGGCGGATGCGACAGGAGGAACAGAAGGTCAAGAATCGCGACAGCGAGTTTCCGAGTTTCATCCGTGCACTCGGGGCCGTCGAGAGCGTCAAGCAGACCTCGACCGGGAGCGTCCTGGAGAGCCTGCGCCACAAGGACTTCGGCTCGCTCACGAAGAACGTCGACGCGCTCTACAAGCGGCTGAACATGCGGATCGACGACGTTCGATCCTGGCGGCTGTTCGCCGCGGAGACGGGGTCGTACCTGATCCAGAAGTTCGGCGACATGTACGTCGTCGGCCGGCAGATGGGCGGCGATCCGAAGGTGCTCGGCCAGGTCATCAGTAAGAACCAGAACCAGGTGCTGAAGGTGCGCGAGAAGCGCCAGCAGGCGACGACCACGCTCATCGGGGTCCTCTACGGGATCACCGCCTCGAGCGTCTTCGCGTTCTTCATCGGTCTCGAGATCGTCGAGGTCATGATGGACATCACCGCGGAGATGGACCTAGATCAACAACTCGTCGGCGACTTGCTCAATACCAGCCAGTACAACCTCGTCGTGATGGAGTACCTGTTGATCACGACGATCTTCATCAACGCCGCGCTCTCTGCCATCATGATTCGGCTCACCGACCGGGGGCACATCCTGAGCGGGCTCGTCCACTTCGTGTTCATGTCCTGGCTGGGCGCCATCGTCGCCGCGATTACGACGTACGTCGTCAACGCGGTCGTCGCCGTCTGA
- a CDS encoding ATPase domain-containing protein, protein MTDHYSLGLTETDRVDNAIGGGLPEGSVVLIEGEDGAGKSALSQRFSYGMAEEGTYVTYVSTELESWEFVQQMHSLSYDVVEHLLGEQMLFLHANVDTHSRGKKRQLLARLADAETLWRADVVYVDTLSALLRNDPNFEAADPADTDHVLQRLVTFLRQVTLQDKTVVLTVDPTSVDDDALRPLRNVADVYFDIETSAVGQEIRRQIRVRRFQNMKSPVDDSIGFNVQQGRGVSIVSRTVA, encoded by the coding sequence ATGACCGACCACTACTCACTCGGATTGACGGAGACGGACCGCGTGGACAACGCTATTGGCGGCGGCCTGCCGGAGGGGAGCGTCGTGCTCATCGAGGGTGAAGACGGCGCCGGCAAGAGCGCCCTCTCCCAGCGCTTCTCCTACGGGATGGCCGAGGAGGGGACCTACGTCACCTACGTCTCGACGGAACTCGAGTCCTGGGAGTTCGTCCAGCAGATGCACTCGCTGTCCTACGACGTCGTCGAGCACTTACTCGGCGAGCAAATGCTGTTCCTGCACGCAAACGTCGACACCCACTCGCGGGGGAAGAAGCGCCAGTTGCTGGCGCGACTGGCCGACGCCGAGACGCTCTGGCGGGCGGACGTGGTCTACGTCGACACGCTCTCGGCGCTGTTGCGAAACGATCCCAACTTCGAGGCGGCCGACCCGGCCGACACCGATCACGTCCTCCAGCGACTGGTCACGTTCCTCCGGCAGGTCACGCTCCAGGACAAGACGGTCGTGTTGACGGTCGATCCGACGAGCGTCGACGACGACGCGCTCCGTCCGCTTCGGAACGTCGCGGACGTCTACTTCGACATCGAGACGTCCGCAGTCGGCCAGGAGATTCGCCGCCAGATCAGGGTGCGTCGCTTCCAGAACATGAAGAGCCCGGTCGACGACTCCATCGGGTTCAACGTCCAGCAGGGCCGGGGCGTCTCGATCGTCAGCCGGACGGTGGCCTGA
- a CDS encoding type II/IV secretion system ATPase subunit produces MADFGTARLSNELEALANEYPHLREHLEWFHEEYGEYPTLIEEPSGEWESHRPNVIYEAEAPIFCHVHGDVGIDKTYYCVEPILDEADKALYNQIRQRILDKSVTRPAPTDNEEFEAHLDELLSEVAEVTSGITGQSIGRLRAFGGGKIGLTQAQYDKIRYQLQRDIVGLGPLEPVMVDTANEDIHVIGPHQCYIDHGTYGMVEATVDFGSAEEFEQWLRNMGERMNHPISDSDPVIDATLPDGSRINIIYSDDVSVQGPSLTIRQGEEIPLTILQITKWGTLSPELAAYLWLCLENEQTVFVVGETASGKTTTLNAMLSFIPRDAKIYTAEDTAEVVPPHSTWQQLLTREGSSDGNADVDMFDLVAAALRSRPDYIIVGEVRGAEGQMAFQAAQTGHPVILTFHASDIVSMIQRFTGNPINVPETFMDNCDVALFQNRVKQGDDILRRVTSVQEIEGYSDYEGGVVTREAFSWDPRDDNVTFTGRNNSYVLEEQIATLLGYQDTRDIYNELDRRAEIIRQLIDADVLGYTEVNKAITDFQRDGVQGLPIQVRGLEQFA; encoded by the coding sequence ATGGCGGACTTCGGCACCGCGCGACTCTCGAACGAACTCGAGGCACTGGCGAACGAGTATCCTCACCTCCGCGAGCACCTCGAGTGGTTCCACGAGGAGTACGGCGAGTACCCGACGCTCATCGAGGAGCCGTCGGGCGAGTGGGAGTCCCACCGCCCGAACGTGATCTACGAAGCGGAGGCGCCAATCTTCTGCCACGTTCACGGTGACGTGGGCATCGACAAGACGTACTACTGCGTCGAACCCATCCTGGACGAGGCCGACAAGGCGCTGTACAACCAGATCAGACAGCGGATCCTCGACAAGAGCGTCACCCGGCCCGCCCCGACCGACAACGAGGAGTTCGAGGCCCACCTCGACGAGTTGCTGAGCGAGGTCGCCGAGGTAACTTCGGGAATTACCGGCCAGTCGATCGGTCGACTGCGCGCCTTCGGCGGCGGAAAGATCGGCCTTACCCAGGCACAGTACGACAAAATACGCTACCAGCTCCAGCGCGACATCGTGGGCCTCGGCCCCCTGGAACCGGTGATGGTCGACACGGCCAACGAGGACATCCACGTCATCGGCCCCCACCAGTGTTACATCGATCACGGCACCTACGGGATGGTCGAGGCGACGGTCGACTTCGGCTCCGCCGAGGAGTTCGAGCAGTGGCTCCGGAACATGGGCGAGCGGATGAACCACCCCATCTCGGACTCGGACCCGGTGATCGACGCGACCCTGCCCGACGGCTCGCGTATCAACATCATCTACTCCGACGACGTCTCCGTGCAGGGGCCGTCGCTGACGATCCGGCAGGGCGAGGAGATCCCGCTCACCATCCTCCAGATCACGAAGTGGGGAACGCTCAGCCCCGAACTCGCGGCCTACCTCTGGCTCTGTCTGGAGAACGAGCAGACGGTGTTCGTCGTCGGCGAGACGGCGTCCGGGAAGACGACGACGCTCAACGCGATGCTCTCGTTCATCCCGCGTGACGCCAAGATCTACACCGCGGAGGACACCGCCGAGGTCGTGCCGCCTCACAGTACCTGGCAGCAGCTCCTCACCAGGGAGGGCTCGAGCGACGGCAACGCTGACGTCGACATGTTCGATCTCGTGGCGGCCGCCCTCCGTTCCCGCCCCGACTACATCATCGTCGGTGAGGTTCGTGGTGCGGAAGGACAGATGGCGTTCCAGGCCGCTCAGACCGGCCACCCGGTCATCCTGACGTTCCACGCGAGCGACATCGTCTCGATGATTCAGCGATTTACCGGGAACCCGATCAACGTCCCGGAGACGTTCATGGACAACTGCGACGTCGCGCTGTTCCAGAACCGGGTGAAACAGGGCGACGACATCCTTCGACGGGTGACCTCGGTCCAGGAGATCGAAGGCTACTCCGACTACGAGGGCGGTGTCGTCACCCGCGAGGCCTTCAGCTGGGACCCCAGGGACGACAACGTGACGTTCACCGGGCGGAACAACTCCTACGTCCTCGAAGAACAGATCGCGACCCTGCTCGGCTATCAGGACACCCGCGACATCTACAACGAACTCGACCGTCGCGCGGAGATCATCCGCCAGCTCATCGACGCCGACGTGCTCGGGTACACCGAGGTCAACAAGGCCATCACGGACTTCCAGCGCGACGGCGTCCAGGGGCTCCCGATCCAGGTTCGCGGGCTCGAGCAGTTCGCGTAA
- a CDS encoding flagellin — MGFSTSGAVAILFIGLLVAVGIVYPTVETAHERRADAIDERDERALDLRNSDVALEATYDDVANELRVNVTNTGATTLSATETTLLVDGVVRPDAATSVEDDATRERVHSGEELQFIVSDVTDYPNRVKVVTEHGLARILTEVTDGQ, encoded by the coding sequence ATGGGATTCAGCACCAGCGGGGCCGTGGCGATCCTCTTCATCGGGCTCCTCGTCGCCGTCGGCATCGTCTACCCGACCGTCGAGACCGCCCACGAGCGACGGGCCGACGCGATCGACGAACGGGACGAGCGCGCGCTCGACCTGCGGAACTCGGACGTTGCGCTCGAGGCGACCTACGACGATGTGGCGAACGAACTTCGCGTGAACGTGACGAACACAGGGGCGACGACGTTATCGGCGACCGAGACGACGCTGCTCGTCGACGGCGTCGTTCGGCCGGACGCCGCAACCAGCGTGGAGGACGACGCGACGCGCGAGCGCGTCCACAGCGGCGAGGAACTCCAGTTCATCGTCTCGGACGTTACCGACTACCCCAACCGGGTCAAGGTCGTCACCGAACACGGCCTCGCCCGAATCCTCACGGAGGTGACCGATGGCCAGTGA
- a CDS encoding DUF1328 family protein, protein MLELALLFFVIALIAAALGAGGVAGLSMTIAKWLVLIFLVLAVASLLL, encoded by the coding sequence ATGCTCGAACTGGCACTGCTGTTCTTCGTGATAGCATTGATCGCCGCCGCCCTCGGGGCAGGTGGTGTAGCAGGCCTGAGCATGACCATCGCCAAGTGGCTGGTCCTGATCTTCCTGGTACTGGCCGTGGCGTCGCTGTTACTGTAG